The genomic window cctaagttttcataactgtgaccttaattgcctaccgtctgtaagctgttagtgtcttaacgaccgttccacaagtgcatgttcattaattgtttcatggttcattgaacaagcatgggaaacagtgtttaaatcctttacaatgatgatctgtgaagttatttggatttttacgaattatctttgaaagacagggtcctgaaaaggggacgtttatattcccagtcatgtgaaatccatagattagggactaattcatttatttcaattgactgatttccttatgtgaactataactcagtaaaatcttagaaattgtagcatgttgcatttacatttttattcagtataaatTGGAGGCAAAATGTCTGATCTTCTGGAGAAGGAAATGTAAACGTATCATCTCTTCTGTGATCCCACAACAGCCCTGCCTCATCATTGGTCAGAGCCACCGTTATTGAGCCATTAGCCACTGATTCTAAGTTCAACAGCGATGCTGACTGACCCCGCGGGTAATGGCGTTTTGCACCTAGTCCAACTCTAtttattaagtgtgtgtgtgtggtcaaatCTGTTCAGAGAAAAATAAAAGAATACTACATTTAAGAGCAAAAATCAAATCGCactttgtcacatacacatggttagcagatgttaatgcgagtgtagtgaaatgcttgtgcttctagttccgacagtgcagtaatatctaacaggtaatctaacaatttaccaacaactacctaatacacacaaatctaaaggggtgaatgataatatgtacatgtaagtatatggatgagcgatggccgagcggcataggcaaggtgcaacagatggtataaaatacaagtGATATGAGttatgtaagatatgtaaaaagtgccattatttaaagtggcattgtttaaagtgactagtgatccatttattaaagtggccagtgattgggtctcaatgtaggcagcagcctctctgagttagttgctgtttagcagtctgatggccttgagatagaagctgtttttcagtctctctgtcccagctttgattatatttttggccttcctgtgacatcgggtgctgtaggtgtcatggagggcaggtagtttgcccccggtgatgcattgtgcagacctcaccacctctggagagccttgcggttgcgtgtggtgcagttgccgtaccaggctgtgatacagctcgacaggatgctctcaattgtgcacctgtaaaagtttgtcagggttttgggtgacaagccaaatttcttcagcctcctgagtttgaagaggcactgttgtgccttcaccacactgtctgtgtgagtggaccatttgaGACTTGTGGACtattggagacttatatctccctcactaactttaagcatcagctatctgagcagcttaccaatcgctgcagctgtacacagcccatctgtaaatagcccatccaatctacctacctcatccccatattgtttttatttactttttgctcttttgcacaccagtatttctacttgcacatctataactccagtgttaattctctaaattgtaattactttgctactatggcctatttattgccttaactcctcacgccatttgcacacactgtatatagactttctttttctattgcgttattgactgtacgtttgtttattccatgtgtaactctgtgttgttgtttgtgtctcactgctttgctttatcttggccaggtcgcagttgtaaatgagaacttgttctcaaccggcctacctggttaaataaaggtaaaatacatttaaataagttccatttgtctgtgatgtgtatgtcaaggaacttaaaaccttccacctccactgctgtcccttcgatgtggataaggggTTTCGTGTTGTTTTGTTACATAACAAAAAAACACTCAAGGCGTGACTTATGAATGTAGGTTCGGAGGAAAAGAGTAGGGAGGAGGGGTCCACCAATGAGATGCCTCTGGGCAGGCATTACACAGACCAATAGTCGCAGTAAGGAACCGGTAGAATGAAGGCGGGAAACCAAGAGGGGAGTTGGAGAAACTGAAGTACTGGAAATTTCCACTTTCCTGGCAAGGCAGGAGTGTGGGTGGGGCTTGAGATGGAATAAGGTGGTAATGTACAAACACAGGGCACGTGGAGTCATTCCCTGTTCTCCTTACTTCCACTCTGCCATTGGGGTGGGCTGCCGTTAACCTTTTTCTCTACCACAATCTCTCTATAGAGCTCACCTTATCTATAGGCTATTCTTTCTACCTGCCACAGATGTTTGCACTTGGGAAAGCAGGAGATAACACCAAGAATGGAGTACAATAAGAATTTTTAAAATGGCGCTCAACAGGTTGGCCTATCGGGTTGAAGTAGAAtgctttttttttctccaattgcTCATCCATCCAGTACTTTTTCCTCTCTCCTTTACACTCTGTCCCTTTTCAGTCGCTTCACAAACTCCAATATTTTGGTAATAGCAGAAATAAAATGTGGCATCCATTTTGCAAACCTTTCCACCCAGTACCTGTCCTTTTCATTTCAGTCCTCTCTCCTTTAATGCTAATTTGACAAAACGAGAGATTAAATCGATGATTACATGCTTCAATGTTCCTGTCGCCTTAAAATGAGCCGGACACCTCCGGGTTGGGGCCAAGGGGCCACATTCCAGGAGGTAGCCAGCCATGTGGCTTTGTAAGTTCACAGTCTGTAAGGATACAGAGAATACATCATGCAAGACCAATTACAGTGGTGAAGGTACGATAGCAATCATAGGTGTTTTCATTGTTGCATGTACTTATGAAAGTGTACATGACCAACACCCCTGTTGGCAGTGATAGCAAAGACTGAGCTCCCCCGCTGTCACATCCACTGTCTAGGAACTCTTCAGAGGTTCTGTCACTGTGTAGCAGTCAACTTATATGTTGTCCTGCTTCTTTATTGGATCTGCCTGGAACCCCGAGAAAGCCATTCAGAGCGTGCAAGACACCACTGTTCAGAAGAATAGAGCCCAGTTAGCCACCGACAATTCTTCTAATTATGGGGACCCTTGCCCCTCCTAATCCTGACCTCTGCTCTTTGATACCCCCCCGCTCTGCTCTCCCCTCAAGCACTTACATTCCATGGATCAGGTCTTTTGTCTCCCTGTTTGTCAGGTGTGATTGATTGTGAGTAACACTGTCTTGTGTTTAttcagattttttggggggacaaTCATGAGCAGAAAACTCTTGACGTTGAAAGTTCTTTGTTTGTGATGGTGGAGGGGATGCCTGATGGCCAAACGACTCACGCTTGCCTGTCATTCTAAAACGAAAGATTAACTTCTTGAGCACAAAGACTCTATTCTCTCTGCCTGGTCCAGCCAGTTATAGAGACTCTCTGTTGCACCGCATCCGTTCATAAGTCAAAATAATGTTCCATCATAGCTTTCTAAGTCGTGTAGCAACTGTGAGGAAAATACTCTTACTGTGTCAGTGTAAAATGGAATACTGCCCATGATTCTGAGACCTTCTCCTGCAAACCGTAAAGATGATACAACCGTGAAcagcatacagatgtaggatatttctctctcttcagttTTTGCTCGAACTCACTCTTTCTAAGTGAACTTCTACCTGTTTCAAGCAACCGACTACAAGGGACCAGCAGGACATTTCTGGAAGAGGTCCAGTATCCATGGAAACAAGTTGAGGTGGTAGGCATacgaaagggagagaaaaaaaaaatgacagGAAATTATCTCACAAACACTCCCCTCTCTGATTGCCCCCATTTTCCAGTCACAGAGAATGAGTAATGCTTGGACTGACTGATTTTTTTTCAGGCAGTTAGACTGCTTCTCTTTTGGTTCCGGACAACCCAAAGACTGGGATCATTAGATTGCAGACGTCTGTTTCAGTGCTCTGCGGTCTCCACATGGTCTTAATTTCCAAAATAAAAGGACTACCGTaactgtaggcctacatacacGATGTCAGCCTTCATTGAATGCATTTCCTTTGCTGTCGTCTATTGATTTAGTGCATTAATGATCAGGATATATTGGGAAGTATTTGATTAAACTATTAGTGTAAGTATTTACCAGTTAAAGGTTATTTCTTTATGATGGACACAATAGTTGTCCTCTTCCCCACGAAAAAACAAGATTCCCAGACACAAACTCCCATGGACTGAGATAACCCACTACGGCTGACACTGCCCTTTGATCTGTCCATGTAATTATAGCTGTTTTCCACCAGtcataattacattttagtcaaatCTGGGATTAATGACTGAATGAGCTCTCTGAGGCTTCATCAAATAAAGCGTCTGTATTTTGGTGAACATAATAGAACcaaaccagccagccagggtattACTCTTGAGGGTGCCCTAAAAATAAAGTCTGGGTCTTCATTTAACACTTGTTTTGATATTCTTCATATATTAAAAGTGCACATGCATGAGTCCCAATTTCGACCCTGAGAGTAGAAATATCCAAGCTATGGATATGAAAGATGAGTAATATCAGCAAAAATGCATCATCTCATAGATTTTCTCTCTTGTCACTGTTCTATCCTTTTTAAAAAGGTTGTCTCAGCCTAATGCCAAATAAGGATATTCACATACATGAGTAAATGTTGGCCAGGTGGAGTCAAAAGCTCATGTAACAAAAATGCTCTCCATCTAGGACCCCCAAGAGGGCTTTGTTATCAATCTTGGTGATCTCTAACGTCTCTAGTGTGCACCTGGAGAGAAGAAAATGAAAATATTCTGCCCAGTGGCCCCTACCGAACTGCGACACAAGCTGTTACCACACCATGTTCAGGTGATCCCCATTTTTGGTGgcctgtacatactacctcaatcagcccgactatcCGGTACCtatatgtagcctctctactgttgtagcctcgctactgttatttttcactgtctttttactgttgtttttatttctttacttacctattgttcacctaatacctttttctGTACTGTTGGTTacagcctgtaagtaagcatttcactgtacggtctacacctgttgtattcggcgcacgtgacaaataaactttgatttgatttaatcacCTTGAGCTCAGTTAAGCGTGTTCAGTGGGATGGCTCTGGGCACGTGATGTGCCATATGTAGCTCCCTGAGGTTTAAACTGTGAGATGAGTGAGAAACGGAGCAGAAGGGCTCACCTTAAATTACCCAGGAGAGAGGAATCAGGTGTGATCTGTGATATGCAGTACCACTTTCTAATACTCTGGAGCAGGTGCTCACCCCACCCTCTTGGTGGGAGACAAATGAAAAGTCTAATTTCATAATAGTAAGAATAATAAACGCTTCTTAATACCATGATACTGATGAATAACATGTATCATATCAGAGGCAAAACTGGAGTTATCGTATTTGAGCATTGATTGTATGTCTGGGTAGAGGAGATTGACAAGATAATATTCCACAGTGAGTGAGTCTGCATTATACTGGAACAGATGCTCAGTGTAGCTCCATTTGCAATACAATAGCCCCCACACAACATGCTAAATGAAACGGTGGCCataaacaaaagactccaaagTGGCTTGGCGTGGTGTGTGTGGTGCCTGCATctatgtgtaagtgtgtgtgtgtgtgtggtgtgtgtgtgtgtgtgtgtttgagtgcgcGTGCAGATACACAGGCAGACAGCAAAATACATGTGATGCTCCTGCCTGGACCTTAGACCAAATGATGGCTGTGTGAGGGCTCACCAATGCCACACTCAATTATCTAATTATATTTATAAAAGCATCCAGGTGTTATAAGGAATAGACTttaaatgtatgtacagtatgaacCACAAAACGATGAGAGACATACTGTACAATCATGGCCATGGGACACAATCTACACTGGACATGTCATCAAATCTGTGAAGGAAATACTTAGGCCTACTTTATCTTTTTTTCAATTACTTCCGAGGCTTTGGTAGCGTTAAGTGAGAGAAGTGGCCAACTGTCCATACAAGTGCAGTAATACAATGTGCCGTGCAAAGTTTCTCCAGATTCACAAAAAAAGGAGACCACGCTACTCTCCTCCCCTCACACCCCATTCTCCATCCTGCCGTCATTGTCTGCCAGACTCAAATCAGACAGCCACACCTTAATTGCTGACCCTACGACCAAAGCCATTTGTTCTGCACGTGGACtttcctgctggtcatctatgaacatttgaacatcttggccatgttctgttataatctccacccggcacagccagaagaggactggccacccctcatagcctggttcctctctaggtttcttcctaggttctggcctttctagggagtttttcctagccactgtgctgctacacatgaattgcttgctgtttggggttttaggctgggtttctgtacagcactttaagatatcagctaatgtaagaagggctttataaatgcatttgacTAGACATGCTGCTTGTTTCCCAATCATTACTCTGGCCCCAGAATTGCATTGTTTTACATTCACATGGATCACCATTCGTTCTTTACAGTTCAGATATTTCATAtcacacagacagtcacagacacagTGAATAAGTGTAGGTAGCTTACTGGCTGTGTGCTTGTAATAGGCTTATGTAGGCTAGCTATTGTATTCAAATACAAAAGCCTCCTTCTCATTTTTTTTCATACGAGGGACTTTGTTCCTGACCTTCATGTTTAAAATAGAGAAGTCTAACCGAGGCAAGAGGTGTGGTTTAGTTTGTAAATGGTTTCACATCATATCATCTTTGTACTGTAATTTGATACTTAGGCACTGAAGACAAAGGGATAAGCAGCTCTACCAGGGCTTTACACATGCTTCTAGATGGACGAAATCAAGGACAACTTGTTTTGAATACAAATATGTCCAATTCAAGACAAAAAAAACTACAATTGGCAACAGCAttaatgattaaaaaaatattgttgttttTGAATGTAGGGAATGCTTGCAGTCACACAAAGAAAGGGACTGCATTCATCAAAGCGCACTTCAAGCACGTTCTTAGAATAGACTATTGCTTACATTAAACACcattaaaatgtcaaatgtaattcaTGAGAGACGATAACAATGTTAATATCCCTAAGATACTTTCAATTGAAATCCTTTAACGTTATCACATGAACACTTTCTTTATGCTTTACATCAGAGTGCACGCTTTACATTTTCAACCAATTAGGAGAAGGACAGCTGGGAGGAGCTTGATAATCGGGATCAAATTCGGGAGATTGACAACAATCTGTCCAATAAGAACCGTTTAAGCGTGTTAGTAACTTTAGATGGTCCAATTACGTTTTAGATCTACCGTCTCCATTCTAACTAATGGACTACAGTTGTAGCTGGTGTTCATAACTCTCTCCTCAGCGTGTCATTGAAACAGGGCTATATCACTGCCATAAACATCAAACAAAGTATTTATTTCGGAAGTATATTATACCCTTAAATTAAACTAGCTATGGCTGATACCGCAGTGGAGACGACCACAACCACCGAGATTTCAGCAAAGGTGAGTTTGATTAATTTGACTAGCTAACAACTTTACTCTTCAGCTAAGCCTGCATGAACACCAGCTAGCTAACTTCAGCTGTAATAGCAAGCTACAGTAGCCAACCGTGTAATAATAaccaagtagctagctaacgttaatgtcAGTCACTGTCAATGGCTGAAAAATAGTATGTATTTCTCAAACATTTAGTTAGCTATTTAACTAGTTTCAATAACTTCGCTAGCTCCATCAGTAGTACtacattgattactgcattgaTTTGATTTAGCGAGAAAGCAATTTCACTGTACTTCTGCACATGACATTTTAACTTCAACTATTGGCGACTTGGCCTGTGACTAACTTTGCTAGCCAACTAGTTTTGACGTTCAACTTGCTACAGTAGCCACATTGCAAATTTAAGTTATTACTAAGTTAGTAAACGTTAGCTTAAAAAAAACACCTCAATTTGAATGCGCTCGAGCTACACGGTTGAGCGATGGCGGGAAGCGATAACGTTAATCTTTCGCCGTGCGAGAGGAGTGTGCATGCTTATCTTTCTTGTAGGGAACGGCGATGCAAGTTCCCGATGCCTTCCGTTGTGTGCACTTTCGGCAGTCGTCGGGCATGCGCCGCTAGTAAATACTGGAGATGTGTAGAAAGGTTACAACAATCTTAAGTTAAAGATGGCTACGTTGACTTTGGCGACTGAGTATATGACCACATCGTGGTGGACATGCTTCAATTGTGTCAGTGAGCTAATCAAGAATAACATATTTTCAGGAGCTCAAAGAGAAGAAAGAGGTTGCcgaggaggtggtggagaaggagaaCGGCAGTGGGGACGCACCTGGCAAGGAAACAGTGAGTTGATGCCGAAGTTTATTTCCTTGGGAGCCTCATGGCCTTTTGTCTTGGCGCCATCATCATACAGGTGTCTCCAGACTCAGCCCCGTCTACCCCACCCCCACTCACTACTCTTTGTTTAGTTTGTGAAATGGCACAAATGTTCCTTAAGACACTTGTTGGACCTCATTGCATTCCCTTTCCTTATTCTCAGGGGGAATTAAGTATAAACTACTTTTCTGAAAGAAATTCCTTGTCACTCATGCATACAATTTACCCACATGTATGTGAAATATTAAAGTTTGTCATTCTTTGGTTCCTTCCCTCCAGCACACAAATGGTGCAGAGGAGACAAATGGTGCAGAGGGGAAGACAAATGGTGCAATTCATTCTGAAGTAACGCCAGAGGTTGAAGAGGATGGTAAATTCATGCCCCTCTTTGGACTAAcagctggataaaaaaaaatacatgtttaatggTTATTTGATACGTGAGGTGCTTGAAGCCCATGTTTTTGCTTCATGTATGAATGTGAttgcaggagagggagaggatgcaGCTGAAGATGCAGAAGAAGCTGCTGAGGTTGACCACCCTGTGAAACGCCCAGCTGAGGAGGAGGTACAGTTTTGTCCGATTTTAAACCCGTCAATATACAATGGTCTCACAGTAAAAGTTGAGCCATCTTTATTACTGTTTTAAATCTGGCCACTAAGTTCTCTCCTCActtgaaaatgtttattttgcCCTCAGGAACAAGtggaaacaaaaaaacagaaaacagaaaacGATGATTCAAAGGAAGCTGAAGTGGAGGCCTAGAACGCTCAGTCTGTACTCTTCCGCTGCTCTGTCTACATGCCGTTGTCAACTTCACCTTGTAGAGCTTGTGCTTTATGTATGTTTTACAGATTTTGTTTGCCCCCAAGATATTACATTGCACTGGAGTCCTTAAACATAGCGGCCTCCTCCCTTTTTATAAGATGTTATTTATTGGTTTCCTTACGTTAAAAAAAACTTGTGCAAATAGGATCCATGCTGTTTTATCAGTATGTTAGTTTGTGTCTGTATGAGTTAAGCACATTCTCTACCTTTTTACTGCTGACCAGTTGATTCAGAGGCAGGCAGCTGCACCCTTCTCCACATTTTCAAGGTGACCTCAGACTCACTAAAGACCAAAGATAAGTTTTAAGCAGGGGCTAATGGACTATTGTTAGCATTATTAGTTCAGGCTTTTTTAATAACTTTTGTTTAGTGCTGCTGCTAGTAGTTAATTCTTTGTCTGGCTGATCTGTTAACCCAAAAATGGCACAAATAAAAGAACACCTCCGTGATAAGATAGTTTGATCCTGTTTAGGGGTCTGGCTTCTGCAATGTTAATTACCCCCTCTTAATTCTTAAGGCTTTGGTCATATGTTTTGTATGCATTTTAAAACAAGTTTGTACCCAAGATACTGTTTTTCTGTTTAATTTTCAGTTTTTTGTCTGGTTGACTCAAATTGTCTACAATGGTCTTTATCAGAACATTCCCAACCTAATGTTCTTTCTGTTCTAGTGCAGTTACATTTCATGATTGCTATTTGGTTGCTTCGGCCACTGCTTTGTATATTCTGGTTGTTGATGATTAAATAAATCAGTCTTGTCTTTTTAACCATGGTGTTTTGCATACGCTGTAGTTAAATGTGCTGGATATTTCACCTCTGTTTAAAGGGCAATtctgccacttttcaacctctTATTCATGATCTCCAGTGCCATACTAGTGTCTACATATCTGTAAACGGTACGTTTCTATGGTCTGCGGTTAAGAAGAAAGGTCCTAAAAAACATCACAGGGTAGAattcaaagtaaaaaaataaaaatgtcaaaCCCTGATAGGAGTTTCTAGCCATAGAGGATATTTTCTTGTTCCCCACGTCACTACGATTCTCAGTGTTTTAAAAATCATTGCTTTAACTTGATATCGGGTCGAATTTTGTAACTTTTTTCATCAAAACAGAAATGGGCTGTTAAAcacatgtagacactggtattgtgctggagataatgaaaatgaggttAGTGGTGGAAGTGCCATTTAAGATGCTTTACTGTTAGTCACAATTGTAATTGTGTTAATGAAATAAGGTATGCTTTCAGTTA from Salmo trutta chromosome 16, fSalTru1.1, whole genome shotgun sequence includes these protein-coding regions:
- the si:ch211-222l21.1 gene encoding prothymosin alpha, giving the protein MADTAVETTTTTEISAKELKEKKEVAEEVVEKENGSGDAPGKETHTNGAEETNGAEGKTNGAIHSEVTPEVEEDGEGEDAAEDAEEAAEVDHPVKRPAEEEEQVETKKQKTENDDSKEAEVEA